Proteins encoded by one window of Musa acuminata AAA Group cultivar baxijiao chromosome BXJ2-9, Cavendish_Baxijiao_AAA, whole genome shotgun sequence:
- the LOC135584194 gene encoding uncharacterized protein LOC135584194 isoform X2, whose product MERKMVSGSPKARSWTRPWRWAKTLFFVAAMLASLLLVCAPPVFVVVLDLLLPPTLLSVSNRGSPPLSLWALPGQLKTFDFRSSLIDLPMVSALRSFLILFGFLACDGGRGLYVGITAFCSSASTAYVLIKAFTIYWVAPPQQEPRWILALAGRESPAIEALFLTSLALAIAHIAVAYRTSCRERRKLLVYRIDVEAVKIKGGLIKEDSKV is encoded by the exons ATGGAAAGGAAGATGGTAAGTGGCTCGCCCAAGGCGAGGTCATGGACTCGGCCGTGGCGATGGGCCAAGACGCTCTTCTTCGTGGCAGCCATGCTGGCGTCCCTCCTCCTCGTCTGTGCTCCCccggtgttcgtcgtcgtgcttgACCTGCTCCTGCCGCCGACCCTGCTCTCCGTCTCCAACCGCGGCTCTCCTCCTCTCTCCCTTTGGGCTCTCCCGGGACAACTGAAGACCTTCGACTTCCGCTCTTCTTTGATCGATCTGCCTATGGTTTCCGCCCTCAGATCCTTCCTCATCCTGT TTGGTTTCCTCGCCTGCGACGGGGGTCGAGGATTGTATGTGGGGATCACCGCGTTCTGCAGTTCCGCATCTACCGCTTACGTGCTGATCAAGGCGTTCACCATCTACTGGGTGGCTCCGCCGCAACAGGAGCCGCGGTGGATCCTTGCGCTCGCCGGCAGAGAATCTCCGGCGATCGAAGCGTTGTTCTTGACCTCGTTAGCCCTTGCCATCGCTCACATCGCGGTGGCCTACAGGACCAGCTGCAGGGAGCGGCGGAAGCTACTGGTCTACAGAATCGACGTCGAAGCG GTTAAGATAAAGGGAGGTCTGATCAAGGAAGACAGCAAAGTGTGA
- the LOC135584194 gene encoding uncharacterized protein LOC135584194 isoform X1 produces the protein MERKMVSGSPKARSWTRPWRWAKTLFFVAAMLASLLLVCAPPVFVVVLDLLLPPTLLSVSNRGSPPLSLWALPGQLKTFDFRSSLIDLPMVSALRSFLILFGFLACDGGRGLYVGITAFCSSASTAYVLIKAFTIYWVAPPQQEPRWILALAGRESPAIEALFLTSLALAIAHIAVAYRTSCRERRKLLVYRIDVEAVYDHSYILDCLPCSSRQYYAEHILAPLM, from the exons ATGGAAAGGAAGATGGTAAGTGGCTCGCCCAAGGCGAGGTCATGGACTCGGCCGTGGCGATGGGCCAAGACGCTCTTCTTCGTGGCAGCCATGCTGGCGTCCCTCCTCCTCGTCTGTGCTCCCccggtgttcgtcgtcgtgcttgACCTGCTCCTGCCGCCGACCCTGCTCTCCGTCTCCAACCGCGGCTCTCCTCCTCTCTCCCTTTGGGCTCTCCCGGGACAACTGAAGACCTTCGACTTCCGCTCTTCTTTGATCGATCTGCCTATGGTTTCCGCCCTCAGATCCTTCCTCATCCTGT TTGGTTTCCTCGCCTGCGACGGGGGTCGAGGATTGTATGTGGGGATCACCGCGTTCTGCAGTTCCGCATCTACCGCTTACGTGCTGATCAAGGCGTTCACCATCTACTGGGTGGCTCCGCCGCAACAGGAGCCGCGGTGGATCCTTGCGCTCGCCGGCAGAGAATCTCCGGCGATCGAAGCGTTGTTCTTGACCTCGTTAGCCCTTGCCATCGCTCACATCGCGGTGGCCTACAGGACCAGCTGCAGGGAGCGGCGGAAGCTACTGGTCTACAGAATCGACGTCGAAGCGGTATACGACCATTCTTACATCCTTGATTGCCTTCCTTGCTCCTCCAGACAGTATTATGCTGAACACATCCTTGCCCCCCTCATGTAA